Proteins from a genomic interval of Schistocerca piceifrons isolate TAMUIC-IGC-003096 chromosome 3, iqSchPice1.1, whole genome shotgun sequence:
- the LOC124789254 gene encoding solute carrier family 22 member 1-like: MVESVLSVGLELTDVKHRTAVNRYQCFSEAVGMMLAGLVSWAVPNWNYFVSIATLSCFALFFFFSWFPESPRWLACRGREQEALAVLRRIAATNGSTVPPFALQVIQTVAKSKTDRRGFLGIFSSWNVFRNTVILIVARSVYLLTMFSPVIAVSQLSANPFLGIMAQGAAIFAAFYVVNYFGARFGRRWPGAASALLAALACLLIFCLFTAHFEGAPVVMGTLLMQFSTTANMSMTNLQSIEVHPTCLRQIAT, encoded by the exons GTTTGGAGCTGACTGATGTCAAGCACCGCACTGCAGTCAACCGCTACCAGTGCTTTAGTGAGGCCGTTGGAATGATGCTTGCTGGTCTCGTGTCATGGGCAGTGCCCAATTGGAACTACTTCGTCTCGATTGCTACCCTCTCTTGTTTTGCGTTATTCTTCTTCTTCAG TTGGTTCCCCGAGTCTCCACGCTGGCTGGCGTGCAGGGGTCGCGAGCAGGAGGCGCTGGCTGTTCTGCGGCGCATAGCAGCCACCAACGGCTCCACGGTGCCTCCGTTCGCCTTGCAGGTGATCCAGACCGTGGCCAAGAGCAAGACAGACAGGAGGGGCTTCCTTGGCATCTTCTCCAGCTGGAACGTCTTCAGGAACACAGTAATCCTCATCGTTGCCAG GTCGGTGTACCTGCTGACTATGTTCTCACCAGTGATAGCGGTGAGCCAACTGAGTGCGAACCCTTTCCTGGGGATAATGGCTCAAGGGGCGGCCATTTTCGCTGCCTTCTACGTGGTGAACTACTTTGGAGCGAGGTTCGGTCGCCGCTGGCCCGGTGCAGCCAGTGCACTCTTGGCCGCACTGGCCTGTCTTCTCATCTTCTGCCTGTTCACTG CACACTTCGAGGGCGCACCCGTCGTGATGGGGACCTTGCTGATGCAGTTCAGCACCACTGCCAACATGAGCATGACCAACCTGCAGAGCATCGAGGTGCACCCCACATGTCTACGCCAGATCGCAACCTAG